Genomic segment of Thiomonas sp. FB-Cd:
GCACGCCCGCGTAGCTCAATGCGATGGCTGCAACATGGCGCCATCCCACGCGCCGGCCAAAGACCATGGCCCCGAGCAGCAGCACGAAGCTCGGGTTGAGGTACAAAATGAGCCGCTCGAGGCTGGCCGTGATGTCCTCCAGACCCATGAAGTCGAGCATGCTGGCGGCGTAATACCCCGTGAACCCCAGCACGAGCACGATGCGCGCCTGCGACGCGGTGAGACTTGCCTTGCCGCGCCCGGCCCACCACGCCATGACTGCGAACAACGGCAGGGCGAACAGCATGCGGTAAAAAATGAGCGTGACCGCGTCGATCGGCCATTCGTAGATCAGCTTGGCGAGGATCGCCTTGCCCGAAAATGCAATCGCTCCGGCCGAGGCCAGCAGCAGGCCCGCTCGCAACGCTCCTGGACGCGAGGCGGTGCTGGTGGGTGCGCGTATGGGGACTGCGGGCGACGGAGGCGATGGCATGGACATGGGCGCGGCGTGAAGGGCGAAAAAACAGGGAACGGCATCGGCGCACATGCGCCTGGCCTTGCTTATGCTATGGGGTTTTCCACAAACGAGCCCGAGCTGCCATGTCCATCTATACCAATCTCCAAAATCTCGGCATCACCCTGCCTCAGGCTTCCGCCCCGGCAGCCGCATACCTCCCGTTCGTGCAAACCGGCAAGCTGTTGTTCCTTTCCGGCCACATCAGCAAGAAAGATGGCCAGGTCCTGGCCGGACAGCTCGGACGCGACCTCACCACAGCACAAGGCCAGGCGGCTGCGCGGCTTGTGGCCGTCGATCTGATGGGCACGCTGCATGCAGCCTGCGGCGACCTGCATCGCGTGCGCCGCATCGTCAAACTCCTGGGCCTGGTGAACTCCACGCCGGTTTTCACTGAGCAGCACCTGGTGATCAACGGCGCCTCCGAACTGCTTGGGCAGGCATTTGGCGACCTTGGTCGCCACGCGCGCAGCGCCTTTGGTGTAGCCCAGCTGCCCATGGGCGCAGCAGTGGAGATCGAGCTGATCGCCGAACTCGACTGATTCCGCCTTCGCGCGACATCGTTCCATCGATGCCCGCGACGGTCTAGATCGCGCGCAAGGCCACGGGCTTGAAGCCGGCCGTGCCCACCGCCTTGCCCTTGCGCGCGCGCTTGGCCACGTAGTCGTTCTGGGTCCGCGGTGTGAGCGTCTGAACC
This window contains:
- a CDS encoding DMT family transporter, which translates into the protein MPSPPSPAVPIRAPTSTASRPGALRAGLLLASAGAIAFSGKAILAKLIYEWPIDAVTLIFYRMLFALPLFAVMAWWAGRGKASLTASQARIVLVLGFTGYYAASMLDFMGLEDITASLERLILYLNPSFVLLLGAMVFGRRVGWRHVAAIALSYAGVLVVFAQEIGLQGAHAVLGALLVLGSALSYAVYLLMSGKLVGELGSLRLAGWAGVVASFFCIAQFALIKPWQAVWVPMPVVWLSLLNATVCTVAPILMVMMAIERIGPALTAQTGMLGPLSTIALSVWLLHEPFTPWLLLGTALVLAGIYALTRARL
- a CDS encoding RidA family protein, which gives rise to MSIYTNLQNLGITLPQASAPAAAYLPFVQTGKLLFLSGHISKKDGQVLAGQLGRDLTTAQGQAAARLVAVDLMGTLHAACGDLHRVRRIVKLLGLVNSTPVFTEQHLVINGASELLGQAFGDLGRHARSAFGVAQLPMGAAVEIELIAELD